Part of the bacterium genome, TTTCTCGGCCGGGATGCGGACCGCCATGCTGCAGTCGGGGTCGCCCGGCGGGTTGGGGACGAGCTTCGCCTCGATCCCCTCCCTGACGATCGAGCGGTAGGCCATCATGGTCCGTGTGTTCGAGCCGAAGGTGTAGTAGGCGAAACCCGTCAAGCGAGTATCCCCCCCAGCGTCCGGTCCAGCACGTCCAGGTCGTCTTCGGTGTTGAAGGCCCCGAGGCTTACCCGCACGGCCCCGGTCTCATGGGTGCCCGCCAGCTCGTGTGCTCCCGGGGCGCAGTGCAGGCCCGTCCGGACCTGAATCCCCCCGCGCTCCTCGAGGTCGGCGGCCAGTCGGTTGGCGTCCCGGCCCGGGATGGTGAACGTGGCGAGGGGGACCCTGCCTTCGACGTCGGGCGGTCCGATCAGCCGGGCCCCGTTTTTTTTCAGAATGTCCAGGAGCTTTTTCAGCAGGCGGGTCTTTTGTCGGTGCAACTCCTCCACGCCCCGGTCCAGAACCCACTCGATGCCGGCGGTGAGCCCCACCAGGCCGACGACGTTGTAGGTGCCGCACTCGAGCCTCTCGGGCAACTCCTCGGGCATGTCCTCGGTGATGGGCGTCCCGCCGCCGCCGCGCAGGAGGGGAATCGGCTCGACACCCTCGGCCGCGTACAGGCCGCCGGTGCCCTGTGGTCCGAGCATCCCCTTGTGGCCGGTGAAGGCGGCCGCGTCCACGCCCCATTTCTCCAATTCGAGGGGGACGACGCCGGAGGCCTGGGCGATGTCGGCCAGGACCAGGACGCCGTGCGCGTGGGCGACCGCCGTAAGCTCGGCGAGCGGCTGGACCGTTCCCAGGACGTTGGACACGTGGTTCAGGCAGAGCATCCTCGGCTGCTTCTCACCGAGCAGACGGTCCACGGCAGCGGGATCGTGGGGCCGGGTGTGATCGGCCGGGGCGAACCAGTCCAGCCCGATGACCCCCCGGCGGGCCAGGTCCAGGAGCGGTCGGCGCACGGCGTTGTGGTTGGTGACGCAGGCGAGGACTCGGTCACCCGGTTTCAGGAGGCCGTAGAGGGCCTGGTTCAGGGCCCAGGTGGCGCCGGGGCCCAGGCAGATGCGCTGCGGCTGTGTCACGCCCAGGAGCCGGGCTACCGCCTCCCGCGCCGCGAAGACAGACCCCGCGGCGTGGATGGCCCGGGTGTGTGAGCCGCGCCCCGCCGAACCGCCCTCCTCGGTGAGAAAGCGGGTCATCGCACGGGCGACGGCGGGCGGTTTGGGCCAGCTCGTGGCCGAGTTGTCCAGGTAGATGTAGCGGAACTCGCTCAACGGGATTCCGAGATTGGAAGACACCGTTTGAAGGCGTCGGTGAGCCAGGGTGGCGGACGACGGGGCGTACCGTCCCGGTTCGTCACCGCGTGCCGGGTGAAGCCGGTGACCAGGAGCTCGCCGTCGCGGTGAATCTCGTAGTCAATGCGCAGGCTGACCGGCCTGAGCTCGCCGACCACGGCGGTGACCTCGACCAGGTCGTCGTACCTCGCGCTATTCACGAACCTGGCGCCCGTTTCCACCGCGGGGAGGTAGTAGCCCCGCCGCTCCATCTCGATGTAGGGGAGGCCGGCCTCGCGGAGGAGTTCGGTGCGCGCCGCCTCGAACCACACGAGGTAGTTGACGTTGTACACGATGCCCATCTGGTCCGTCTCGGCGTAGAGAACCCGGTGGGTGATGGTGTGGGGCGGCATGCAAACCTCTTCGGGCGTGTTTCAGGCCATTATAAAGGTTTAGCCGGGGACGGGCAAGCGGGCGGAGGTAACCGTGCCGCTTCACAAGCCGGGGGCCGTCTGGTAAGATAACCGCTCCCAACGCGCGCGAGGTTTCCGTGTACCCCGTTTTTCTCCGCGACATCCCGAACCCGCTCACCGGTGAGACCTTCGATATCCGGTGGTACGGCGTCTGGTTCATGGTGGCGCTTCTCGTCGGCCTGTTCGTCTTCGCCCGGCGCGGCAGGCGCATGTTGGGATTGCCCTTCGACGATGTCCTCATCCTGTCGGTGATCGTCATCGCCGCCGGTCTTTTCGGGGCCAAGCTGCTCACGGTCTTCCTCCGGTTGGACTACTTCTGGGCCGATCCCCTGGGTTTCCTCTTCGGTCGGAGCAACATCAGCATCACCGGCGGGCTGTTGGGGGGCGGTCTGGCGCTCTGGCTATGCACCCGTCGGAAGGAGGGGATCGGTTTCCTCGGAGTTGCCGACGCCCTGGCCGGGGCCTTGCCGCTGGCCCAGGCCCTGGGGCGCCAGGGCTGCTTCTCCGCCGGTTGCTGTTACGGCAAGCCCACCCACGCCTGGTGGGGCGTCACCTTCACCCACCCCGATTCGGTCTGCGGGCTGAAGGATGTCCCGCTCATCCCGACCCAACTCCTGGAGTCGGGGCTGAACCTCCTCCTCTTCATCGGGATAATACTCTTCGAGAAATTTTGCAAAAAAAGGCGTCAGGGGGCGACCTTCCTCGTGTACGGCTTCGGCTACGGGACTATCCGCTTCGTGATGGACTTTCTCCGGGCCGACAAGCAGGCCTTCTGGCTGGGGCTGACGACGAACCAGTGGGCGGTCGTCGTCGGCTTCGTGCTGTTGGGGCTTGCCTGGTGGCGGCTCCTGCCGAAGTCCGCCCTGGCCGTCGAGGCTTATGCCGACCCTCCGGCGCGGAGGATTTTCAAGACGAGGATAAAGAAGAGGGACCGCGGCTAGGCCAAAAAGGCACTCTCCCCTGCGGCGGTGTCAAGGTGGCGCTTTAAAATCGGGGACGGTGCGTCGTAAAACGGCCCGTGGCGGCCGATTTCCTTTGGCACGCTGCTTGCTTTACCACCCAATGGACTATCCTGTTCCAGTGTTTCGGTTCATTTTTTAAACAACCTCAGCCTTTCCCGGAGGAGACATGAAGTTCAAGCCTCTCGGAGACCGGATTCTGGTCAAGCGTCTCGTGGATGAGACCGAGAAAACCTCGGGCGGCATCATCATCCCCGACACGGCCAAGGAAAAACCCCAGCGCGGGAAGGTCGTTTCGCTGGGCGAGGGCAAGCGCACCGAGGAGGGCAACCTCCTCCCCATGCGCCTGAAGAAGGGCCAGGAGATTCTCTTCGGCAAGTACTCCGGCAACGAGGTCAAGATTGACGGCGAGGAGTACATCATCATGCGCGAGGACGACGTCCTGGGCGTCATCGAGTAGCTAAAGACACACGTTTCGTTTTACGGCTGTGCCGTCGCAGATATTAAGGAGACACCCGATGGCTAAGATCCTGGAATTTTCCGAGGAAGCGCGCAAAGATATGCTCGAGGGCGTGACGACGCTCGCCCGGGCGGTCAAGGCCACACTCGGTCCCCGTGGGCGTAACGTCGTCCTGGACCGGAAGTTCGGCTCGCCCACCGTGACCAAGGACGGCGTCACCGTGGCCAAGGAGATCGAGCTGGAGGAGCCCTTCCAGAACATGGGCGCCCAGATGGTCCGCGAGGTCGCCTCGAAAACCTCGGACGTGGCCGGCGACGGGACCACCACCGCCACCGTTCTCGCCGAGGCCATCTTCCGCGAGGGGATACGCAACGTCACCTCGGGGGCCAACCCGATGAGCCTCAAACGCGGGATTGACAAGGCCGTGGCCGTGATCGTCGAGGGCCTGAAGGATATTTCCCGTGAAGTGTCCGACTCCCGCGAAATCGAGCAGGTCGGCACCATCTCCGCCAACAATGACTCGGAGATCGGCCAGAAAATCTCCGAGGCCATGGAGAAGGTGGGCAAGGAGGGCGTCATCACCGTCGAGGAGTCCAAGGGGATGGAGACGACCCTGGACCTCGTCGAGGGCATGCAGTTCGACCGCGGTTACCTCTCGGCGTACTTCGTCACCGACCCGGAGCGCATGGAGGCGGTGCTGGAGGATGCCGTGGTTCTCATCCACGAGAAGAAAATCAGCTCGATGAAGGACCTGTTGCCGCTGCTGGAGAAGGTGGCCCAGTCCGTCCGGCCGCTCCTGATCATCGCCGAGGACGTGGAGGGTGAGGCTCTGGCCACCCTGGTCGTCAATAAAATCCGCGGCACGCTCAAGGTCTGCGCCGTAAAGGCTCCCGGTTTCGGCGACCGCCGCAAGGAAATGCTCAAGGACATCGCCATCCTCACCGGCGGCCAGGTCATCAGCGAGGAGCTGGGTCTCAAGCTCGAGAACGCCACCCTCAACGACCTGGGCAAGGCTAAGCGCATCACCGTGGACAAGGACGACACGACCCTCGTCGAGGGCGCCGGTTCCCAGTCCGATATCGAGGGGCGGATCAACACCCTCAAGGCCCAGATCGAGAAGACAACTTCGGACTACGACAAAGAGAAACTCCAGGAGCGGCTGGCCAAGCTGGCCGGCGGCGTGGCGGTTATCAAGGTCGGCGCGGCCACCGAGACCGAGATGAAGGAGAAGAAGGCCCGCGTCGAGGACGCCCTGCACGCCACCCGGGCCGCCGTCGAGGAGGGCATCGTCCCCGGCGGAGGTGTCGCCTACCTGCGTGCCATGGCCAAGCTCGACGGGCTCAAGCTCGAGGACGACGAGGCCACCGGCGTGGAAATCATCCGCAAGGCCCTGGAGAAGCCGCTCTACCATATCGCCGACAACGCCGGCGTAGAGGGGGCGGTCGTCGTCGCGACGGTCAAGGCCAAGAAGGGCTCCGCGGGCTTCAACGCCTACACCAACGAGTACGGCGACATGTTCAAGTTGGGCATCGTGGACCCGACCAAGGTCACGCGCATCGCCCTGCAGAACGCGGCCTCCATCGCCGGGCTCATGCTCACCACCGAGGCGCTGGTGGCCGACAAGCCCGAGGAGGAGAAGCCGATGCCAGGCGGCGGTATGGGCGGCGGCGGCATGGGCATGTACTAGGTGTTCTGGCCGTATAAAAAAAAGAGGGCGGGATATTTCCCGCCCTTTTTCGTGTTGTCGTGATTCTGTAGGGGCCGACCTTTAGGTCGGCCCGCTCCCCTATCCACGTGGGAGGTCTGCGAGGCACAGGGTCGGGGGTGAGGGCTGCCTCGTTAAAACGGGCGGGTGTGGACACCCGCCCCTACGTCAGCGCAACCGGGTTGAGGGCTTACGAATATTCTCCTCTACCGGTAAGTACCGTCGAATCTTTTTTTATTTTCCGAGGGAAATAAAGCCGCACCTATACAACCTAGGTCGTCTTCGATTCCCGGTTCCTGTTCAGGGGTATACGATCAGCCCCAGCCAGCCGGTCAGGCCCACGCCGGTCTCGATCGGCCCATTGCCAAAAAGGTTCCATTCACGGCCGGCGCCCACCGAGAGCTTCACGTCGGCCAACAGTGCCAGACCGTGGGCGATCTCCCACCGCCAGCCGCCGTCCAGGTTCATCTCCCACCAGGCGCGATCCAAACGCAGGTCCCAGTTGAACCACTGCCAGGTGAAGGGGTAGCTCATCCCGGCGCCGAAGCCGAAGCGCAACGCCTGCCGCCGGGCTATCTCGTAGTACCGGATGATGCCCAGGGTCATCCGGTTCACCGTGTTGAACTCGAAGTTTACGCCGTAGGTGAACTCGAGGGCGGCGCCGTCAGTGTCGAGGAAGATTTCCAGCCCGAAAGCCGTCCGCCAGCCACCGCCGGAAGGCCAGGTGTAGCCCTCCACGCCGCCGCGGATACCGGCGAAGGGCACCGCCGCCGCCCCGCAAGAAAGAAGGGAAAGGATGACGAAAATGCGCCGGGGCATCGCCCTCCGCCCTAGAAGTAGTAGTTAACGCCCAGGCCGATGGCCCAGTGGACGCTGCCCGCGAAGTCGAAGAAGGTCGTCGGCCGCAGGGCGAGGAAGTCCATGACGAAGACCTCTATCCCCCCGTTGATGTTGAAGCCCACGTTGGTCTTGTCGCCGTCGTGGTAGACCGGGTCGGCGTTGTCCTCGGGGTCGTCATCGCCGCGGTCCGCGTAATCGAAGGCCTTCCAGGAGCCCATGTCCAGGGCGATGCCCGCCCCCAGAAAGGCGGTGAACATCTCGCTCAGCGGAATGTTGTACTGGGCCCCCAGGTCCACGTGGATCATGTTGGTGTACTCGCCGAGGCCGAAATCCAGGCCCAGCTTCGCCGCCAGGTTTTCCGCGAAGTAGTACGCCCCGGAAACCCCGACCAGAAAGCCGCCGCCGTCGTGGCCGTAGCCGTTCACGGGCCAGGTCATGTAACCCAGCATCAGCCCGGCGGAAATGGCCCCGGGTTTGTGGAAGTTGCCCTCGGCGTCGGGGGTCGTGGGTGTGGTCGTCTCCTCTCCGTCGCCGGGGTCGTAGGTGACCTCCTCCCGGGCCGCGCTCGGGGCGAGCAAGGCCGTCAGCAGGCAGAAGAGCAGCATGTACCTCATATCGGCGTCCTCGGTTTGGGTTGAGAGGCTTTTAGGGCAGTATAGCACGGTGGGGCAACGTCTTACAATTCTTACCCTTGACTAAAAAACGTCAGCGGGCTAAACTTCAGTGGGGTTCGGTGAAAAACGCTCCAGGGAGATGTTCGCCCAAATGGCTAAACGTTTCCAGCTCGGACCGGAGATCGAGCGCTACACACAGCTCCTGGCGCGCGATCCCGATTCCCTAGCCTTCGTGCCCCTGGCGGACGCCTACCGCAAGAGCGGCCTCTTCGAGGAGTCCTTCGCGGTGCTCAAGCGGGGGATGGGCCGGCGTCCCGATTACATCCCCGCCAAGATAGTTTTAGGCAAGTGCTACCTGGACCTGGGCAACTACCCCAAGGCTGAGACCACCTTTGAGGACATCCTGCGGTTGGACCGGGACAACCTCGTGGCGCTCTCCTCCATGGCCAACGTCAGGTTGCACCAGCGGCGCTACGGCGAGGCGGCCACCATCTACCGCCGCATCCTCGAACTCGACCCGTCCAACGACGCCGCGGCCCAGCAGTTGGCGAAACTGGAGGGCAAGGCCCTCTCGCAGAACCAGGGTGAGGTCATCGAGATAGACATTGAATCCACCGCGACGAAGATCCCGGCCACCGAGCCTCTCTCCGGCGAGATCGAGGAGGTCGAGGAGAGGCCTCCGGACACCCTCGACTTCGAGAACGTGATGCGGGCTGGATCCCTCCCCTCATCCCGGGAATCCGGCGAGGCTCTGCCGGTGACGGAGCCGCCCGTGGATGGACCGGAGGTCTCGGTGGGGGAATCCCGGGGAAGCGGCGATGGTGCTGATTCACCGCCGATCACCGGGAAGGCTGCGACCGGTGTGGAACCGGCTGACTCCGGCTCGAACGGCGAACCCACGGAGATAGATTTGGACCTCATCCCCCCGGTGGTGCCCCTCGACATCGTGGATGATGAGCCCCGGGAAACTGTCGCTGAAAAGGACGTGGTTCCCCCGGACCCGTCGAAAGCCGGAGGGGAGAAGCCGGTGAGGCACGCCGGCGACGAGCCCGAAATCAATGTTGATGTGCCCGTGCCTCCGCCGCCCGACACCGAGGAACTGGCCCTCGTGGAACCGGAGCACGTCGAGGTGATGCCCGAAGACGAGGTGCCCCCGGAGATACCCCCGGTGAAGGACACGGCTCCGATTATTCCCACCGAAGAATCCGATAAACCCGCTTTCAAGACCTTCTCGAGCTGGCTCTCCGGCATGGCCGGACGGAAAGACGAAGAGGTAGAGGAAGAGGACAAAGGAGTCGAGCAGTGAATGAGGTCGTGGAAATCCTGAAACGCCTGCTCGTGGTCAAAGAGGTCAAGGTCGCCGTGGTGGTCGGGGAGGACGGGCTCGTGCTCGATTCCGCCGGCTCCGAGGAGGCCGACGTCGAGGCCATCGGGGCGATTTGCGCCAGCGGCTACCTCTCCTTCAAGCAGATCGGCGAGGAGCTCAACTACGGGGCCGTAGTCCAATCCGTCACCCGATTCCAGTCCGGCGTCATCGTCCTCTCCCGGCTGCCCAACCAGCTGACCCTGGCCGTGGTGGCGACGGAAAAGGCCAACCTGGCCAAGGTCTGGGACGCCACCGGCGGAATAATCACCGACATGGCGCGGCTGCTGCGTTAAGGACTCGCCGCGGAATTGGATTATCAAACCCGACTCATCGAGGCCGCTCTGGCTGCCCTGGACGAGCGCCGGGGCGGCCATGTGCTGAGGACCGCCCAGGTCGCCGCCGGGCTTTCCCCGGGGATGGAGGGAAGGTTCCGCGAGCTCTCCCTGCCGGACGAGGAACCGGTCGCCGGTGTGCCGCTGTCCTCGCGGGCCTATCTGGCCGGCATCCTGCACGATTCACACCGCGACGGCTCCGGCCCCACACCCGATTTCCCCCTGGACGAGATTGAGGCGCGCTACCCCTGGAAGCTCGCCCACGCCGCCCTGGCGGCCCAGTTCGCCTACGATGGGGGACTGCGCGACGCGGGCGTGCTCTTCGCCGTCCGGTACCACACCATCGGCCACCCCTCGCCGACGCCGCTTCTGTGCTCCCTGATGCTGGCCGACGCAATCGAGCCGGGCCGCGCGCACGAGGGCGTGGAGGAGATTCGAGAAACCGCCGGGCGCGACCCCGTCGCCGCCCTGGTTAAGCGTCTGAAGAGCACCACCGGTTTCGTCGCCGCTCAGGGGCTCGAGGTCCACCCGAACGCCCTGGCCCAGATAGCGACCCTGGAACGGGCTTTAAAATGAGCACCACCCGGAAATCACCGCCCGAGGGAGAGGAGCTGGTCCGCCTCATCGCGCTCTGCCTCGACGAGGGCAAAGCGGAGGAGGTCGTCGCCCTCGACCTTAGGGGTATCGGGGCGATGAGCGACTATTTCGTCATCGCTTCGGGTGTCACCGACAACCACGTCCGGGCGCTGTGCGAGCGAATCGAGCGCGACCTCGTCCCGAAGGGCGCCAAGCCGCTCCATCGCGAGGGGCTCGAGACCTGTAACTGGGTTCTCTTGGACTACTTCGAGGTGGTCGTGCACGTCTTCCGTCGCCCGGTGCGGCGGTATTACGACCTGGAGCGGCTCTGGGGCGACGCGCCGGCGCTGGAGCTGGGACTTTAAGTGTTCACCGTCCGGCTGCTCACCGTCTCCCCGACGCGGCGCGATTTCGTCCGCGACGGGCTCGCATTCTACATCGAGCGCCTGAACCGCTTCTGCAATTTTCATCTGGTGGAGGTGCGTGAAGTTCCCCTGAAGGAGGGGGAGAAGGGGGGGGCGGAATGGGCCCGCCGGCGGGCCGCGGTCGCCCTGGCCGCCAAGCGCGCGGGGGGATTCGCCTCCGTTCAGGTGGATCCGCGGGGGCGGCAGCTCTCCAGCGAGGAGTTCGCGAAATGGCTCGACGGGGCAAGGCGGACTAAGCCGGGCCTGGACGTCATTCTCGGCGGAGCCGCGGGGCTGGAGCCGATGAAGGTGGACCTCATGCTTTCCCTCGGACCGTGGACGCTGCCCCACGAGCTGGCGCGCCTGGTGGTCATCGAAGGGCTCTACCGCACTTTCACCATCC contains:
- the rsfS gene encoding ribosome silencing factor, translated to MSTTRKSPPEGEELVRLIALCLDEGKAEEVVALDLRGIGAMSDYFVIASGVTDNHVRALCERIERDLVPKGAKPLHREGLETCNWVLLDYFEVVVHVFRRPVRRYYDLERLWGDAPALELGL
- a CDS encoding aminotransferase class V-fold PLP-dependent enzyme, which encodes MSEFRYIYLDNSATSWPKPPAVARAMTRFLTEEGGSAGRGSHTRAIHAAGSVFAAREAVARLLGVTQPQRICLGPGATWALNQALYGLLKPGDRVLACVTNHNAVRRPLLDLARRGVIGLDWFAPADHTRPHDPAAVDRLLGEKQPRMLCLNHVSNVLGTVQPLAELTAVAHAHGVLVLADIAQASGVVPLELEKWGVDAAAFTGHKGMLGPQGTGGLYAAEGVEPIPLLRGGGGTPITEDMPEELPERLECGTYNVVGLVGLTAGIEWVLDRGVEELHRQKTRLLKKLLDILKKNGARLIGPPDVEGRVPLATFTIPGRDANRLAADLEERGGIQVRTGLHCAPGAHELAGTHETGAVRVSLGAFNTEDDLDVLDRTLGGILA
- a CDS encoding 23S rRNA (pseudouridine(1915)-N(3))-methyltransferase RlmH, which encodes MFTVRLLTVSPTRRDFVRDGLAFYIERLNRFCNFHLVEVREVPLKEGEKGGAEWARRRAAVALAAKRAGGFASVQVDPRGRQLSSEEFAKWLDGARRTKPGLDVILGGAAGLEPMKVDLMLSLGPWTLPHELARLVVIEGLYRTFTILTGHPYHK
- a CDS encoding tetratricopeptide repeat protein, coding for MAKRFQLGPEIERYTQLLARDPDSLAFVPLADAYRKSGLFEESFAVLKRGMGRRPDYIPAKIVLGKCYLDLGNYPKAETTFEDILRLDRDNLVALSSMANVRLHQRRYGEAATIYRRILELDPSNDAAAQQLAKLEGKALSQNQGEVIEIDIESTATKIPATEPLSGEIEEVEERPPDTLDFENVMRAGSLPSSRESGEALPVTEPPVDGPEVSVGESRGSGDGADSPPITGKAATGVEPADSGSNGEPTEIDLDLIPPVVPLDIVDDEPRETVAEKDVVPPDPSKAGGEKPVRHAGDEPEINVDVPVPPPPDTEELALVEPEHVEVMPEDEVPPEIPPVKDTAPIIPTEESDKPAFKTFSSWLSGMAGRKDEEVEEEDKGVEQ
- the groES gene encoding co-chaperone GroES, with amino-acid sequence MKFKPLGDRILVKRLVDETEKTSGGIIIPDTAKEKPQRGKVVSLGEGKRTEEGNLLPMRLKKGQEILFGKYSGNEVKIDGEEYIIMREDDVLGVIE
- a CDS encoding DUF3343 domain-containing protein; the protein is MTGFAYYTFGSNTRTMMAYRSIVREGIEAKLVPNPPGDPDCSMAVRIPAEKQDLAEDTWTGAEIGWKIKVVG
- a CDS encoding prolipoprotein diacylglyceryl transferase family protein, which translates into the protein MYPVFLRDIPNPLTGETFDIRWYGVWFMVALLVGLFVFARRGRRMLGLPFDDVLILSVIVIAAGLFGAKLLTVFLRLDYFWADPLGFLFGRSNISITGGLLGGGLALWLCTRRKEGIGFLGVADALAGALPLAQALGRQGCFSAGCCYGKPTHAWWGVTFTHPDSVCGLKDVPLIPTQLLESGLNLLLFIGIILFEKFCKKRRQGATFLVYGFGYGTIRFVMDFLRADKQAFWLGLTTNQWAVVVGFVLLGLAWWRLLPKSALAVEAYADPPARRIFKTRIKKRDRG
- a CDS encoding thioesterase family protein; amino-acid sequence: MPPHTITHRVLYAETDQMGIVYNVNYLVWFEAARTELLREAGLPYIEMERRGYYLPAVETGARFVNSARYDDLVEVTAVVGELRPVSLRIDYEIHRDGELLVTGFTRHAVTNRDGTPRRPPPWLTDAFKRCLPISESR
- a CDS encoding roadblock/LC7 domain-containing protein produces the protein MNEVVEILKRLLVVKEVKVAVVVGEDGLVLDSAGSEEADVEAIGAICASGYLSFKQIGEELNYGAVVQSVTRFQSGVIVLSRLPNQLTLAVVATEKANLAKVWDATGGIITDMARLLR
- a CDS encoding HD domain-containing protein gives rise to the protein MDYQTRLIEAALAALDERRGGHVLRTAQVAAGLSPGMEGRFRELSLPDEEPVAGVPLSSRAYLAGILHDSHRDGSGPTPDFPLDEIEARYPWKLAHAALAAQFAYDGGLRDAGVLFAVRYHTIGHPSPTPLLCSLMLADAIEPGRAHEGVEEIRETAGRDPVAALVKRLKSTTGFVAAQGLEVHPNALAQIATLERALK
- the groL gene encoding chaperonin GroEL (60 kDa chaperone family; promotes refolding of misfolded polypeptides especially under stressful conditions; forms two stacked rings of heptamers to form a barrel-shaped 14mer; ends can be capped by GroES; misfolded proteins enter the barrel where they are refolded when GroES binds), with product MAKILEFSEEARKDMLEGVTTLARAVKATLGPRGRNVVLDRKFGSPTVTKDGVTVAKEIELEEPFQNMGAQMVREVASKTSDVAGDGTTTATVLAEAIFREGIRNVTSGANPMSLKRGIDKAVAVIVEGLKDISREVSDSREIEQVGTISANNDSEIGQKISEAMEKVGKEGVITVEESKGMETTLDLVEGMQFDRGYLSAYFVTDPERMEAVLEDAVVLIHEKKISSMKDLLPLLEKVAQSVRPLLIIAEDVEGEALATLVVNKIRGTLKVCAVKAPGFGDRRKEMLKDIAILTGGQVISEELGLKLENATLNDLGKAKRITVDKDDTTLVEGAGSQSDIEGRINTLKAQIEKTTSDYDKEKLQERLAKLAGGVAVIKVGAATETEMKEKKARVEDALHATRAAVEEGIVPGGGVAYLRAMAKLDGLKLEDDEATGVEIIRKALEKPLYHIADNAGVEGAVVVATVKAKKGSAGFNAYTNEYGDMFKLGIVDPTKVTRIALQNAASIAGLMLTTEALVADKPEEEKPMPGGGMGGGGMGMY